The stretch of DNA tcacagaatcaaagtacaactctttcttgttgagcactctcacccaagaaagtagtcaccagtttctagctggattttctcgctttgtttttgtttcaaagaattattacaaacagaatacagaaagaacaaaaagtagtcttcaatcttggtcaaaatggcttctcacaattctggatatcaaagatttgtttatgagaatccttgtctttcaagatcacttttccagctatctttttgattgttgataatcctctttttctatttgatctgaaaaagtaatctcaatgtattaaccaagtgttattgtgtatcaagaatattcaatgtatatttcagattgatatcattgttattatcattcatgttattgaaagacagattgaagacagtttatatagtttctgaaaaacacattaatcaatcgatttaccaatcgatttcgtaaagtgataaaccagtctaatcgatttgccaatcgattatcgtgtgtcttgtttttcttgaatcttgaaactatataacccaatcgatttaccaatcgattctttaaacaacatttctcagtgattatgttaagactgatatgaatcgatttcgtaatcgattgcagatgttatgttcaaactgaaacacatatcaatcgattccataatcgatttatcaaatcttcataatcgattaacaaatacttaaaatcgatttggtcacacgctcagagttcactgggttttcaaaaggttttgtcaatcgatttgccaatcgattgagtttaagtcagtgactcagctattttgatactaatcgacgtgccaatcgatttgtatgtatttgtctgaaaacgttcttacctgggatttggttcaatcgatttcccaatcgatttcgaccaaatttaacttgattgaaatattacaacatagattgtccaatcgatttgtatgtcacaggaaaagttattttgcaagtgatttttaagtaatcgatttgccaatcgattacccttaaaactgggtttccactgtgacttatccaatcgattccAAGAAAATAGTACCTCGTACTTGAACAAGGAATGCATATTTTCAAATGAGCTGAATGGCATTTtcgtaaatatgaagaaaagccTTGGCATTTCACAAATgaattttccaacggtcataaaaggCTTGGCTTATGAAATGAACATCACAAGAACTCTATAAATTGCAGCAAGCTGATCTTCATCaacacaacacattgcattaaaaaagatcatagatcttaaagctttcaagaagcaacacattatatcttcatactttctacaaatcctacattatatctttgttaatcttttgagaaagtatttagaatcaatcactctcttatcacactgtaatttccacgtgaggtacacctggaaatatttgaaatctgattgtaagcttggtgaagcttgagaatacacaagttgtaatcatcctcggtcagaggttgatctgtttgaacaatagtgaaatctcacaagggtgtgaggactggaagtagccatctttgggtgaaccagtataaaaacagtgtgtgtcaatcttatattgcttcttaactctttaactcgttttgaatttgaaagttttgaaaacccatcctcgggcttgccatcctcagcaagaggatagtttttaaaacacttgaaaactatttttaaacaacaaaatccctattcaaccccccttctagtgatatttagctacatcaatctCCCGCGAACGAGAGGACCGAGAAGGGGAGAAGAGAGGGAAATCTAGGAATAGAGAAGATAAAGATAGAGAGTTGAAGCCGTCCGAGGGAACTGAGAGAGATGAGAGGTGGAAATAGAGATACACGATGACAAATAaagtgagtttatttgaaatataaaattttgaggatatttttgtttaaaaacatatatatatatatatatatatattgggaTGTAGTGGTTATGTGGTGTTAGTGAGAAGGTCGACCAATTGTCCATTCGGGCTCAAGAGGTTGTAATGAATCCAAATCAAAGTGATTATAGTGCAAGGTTTGTAATGTTAATTTGGAGGGCAAATGAATTAGCATTGCAAACTAATTAACTTAAGAAATGATATTTgaacacaaatacaaacacatGTACTTGTGGCTCCCACATAGTCTCTCTTCATTAaatttcctcttttttttttttttttttcctctttttttactttctcttttttcaaaatttttttttgtcttcctcTACAAACATAAACACATTCATCTTCCATTTCTTCCATAatccttcattttttatttatttactgatTTTAAGAAGTAATTTGAGCAATTTTATCTTCCCACTTGCAAGGTAACTTGGTACATTGTTTTGCTTAAATacgattttttgttttttagattCATACACGTTTTCTGGGTTCATACCTGGTTTTTCTGTTTCTGGTTAATAATATAAACGTTATTGGTTAATGAAGTACCATatgtggttaatgacttatttttgtctaaaaattagGGTTGTGAACTATTAATCAatcatgttaattatttttgtctaaatattAAGTTTCATCACTTTTAATCAATGATGTTAATCAAATTTGAATTGTTAAGTTTCATATTATGTGATTAGTAGTGTTTAAATTTTGGGtctttttgatattttgtttctggttaatagtgtaaatattattggttagtgtggtgaacaacttggttaatgaattcgaactgaaaacttgggcattctaatcaaacaaaatataaatctggttaatgacttaaaataatatgattttacagcgctttttgaaaaaaacaaaaggtgcattcaatagatgcattattatgcacctattacaacgcttttctgaagaaaaaaaacgctgtaaaaggtgcattcagtAGATGCATTATGATGCACCTATTACAAtgttttttccaaaaagcgttgtaaaaggtgcattcaatagatgcattattatgcacctattacaacgcttttttccaaaaagcgctgtaaagaAAATGGTTAATGGCGGAAAGAAACATGGTTAATGTGGTAAACAACTTAGTTAATGAATTCGAACTGAAAAGTTGgacattctaatcaaacaagatataaatatggttaatgacttaaaataatatggtcaatgacttaaaacaatatgATTAATTCTttgcacaacttggttaatggattttAACAGAATGATCATTCTTATTAGACAATATATAAATTTGGTTAATGGCGTAAAGAAACATGGTTAATATGGTGAAAAACTTGGTTAATGAATTCGAACTGAAAAGTTGgacattctaatcaaacaagatataaatatggttaatgacttaaaataatatggtCAAAGACTTAAAACAATATGATTAATTCTttgcacaacttggttaatggattttAACAGAATGGTCATTCTTATTAGACAAGATATAAATTTGGTTAATGGTGTAAAGAAACATGATTAATGtcaacttggttaatgaattcgaactgaaaacttggacattctaatcaaacaagatataaatatggttaatgacttaaaataaaatgacaacttaaccagaaagaaagaaaaaaggaaaaatacagGCAAAATGTGCAACACAGATGCAACAAGCGATAAGATCGGTAGAATCAAATGCAACAGGCGAGAAGATCATCATAATCGAATGCAGCAAGCGAGAACGACGGAGATAGAGAAACGAAGAAAAGAATATGgagaagaagagaagaaaatggAGAAGCTTTCAGGCTCTTGGTGGAGAAGAAGATGGAGAAATGAATAGAGAAGATggagaagagagaaagagagagaaaagagaaagagagagaaaaaatttctaaaaaataaaatgaaaatcattaaaatgattaaaatatccCTAAGTATGTATACGTCTTTAAGTTTATATACGTATACGGTACatgtgtttgtatttgtgtttgaTATTTGTGTTCAAATATCATTTCTCAATTAACTTACATTGTTAATACTCGTTCAACAAGTATTTAGTTGCAAATATATCTCTTTGGATATGGTCTCTTTACTCGAGACAAGATATGCTCGAAGTGAACTTGCATTATAGAGTTAAAAATTAATCTTGTTAGAGTTCGATCGCTTTACAATAccaacaaaatttgttaaatgaccaaaatagcagtaaaagattaattaaaaaattatcctAAAAAAATAGCGGTAATTAGTAAACTACATGTATAAGggtaaaaagaaagaaaacgaCCAAAGGGGAAAAAGAAAAACCAGTTTTTCAAAGTTTCCCGCCAAAATTATGAGAATTGCTGAGATATCCTTGCCGGAGCTCCGGACAGTCCACGGAGAAGGAGATCATCAGCACCTTCTCGCTCAAATCGAGGCAATTGTCAAGCAAATTGAAACCCACTCCACCGACAAACCTCCACCGCAAACCACCGCTGCTAATCTCCGGCATTGCCTGACGCAGCTGAGTCAACTCGCTCCGTTTTCTAACTCACTGAAGCTTCGGATTTGGAAACTCAGCTACCGTCTCTGGAACGCCTGCGTAGACATCTCCAACACCNNNNNNNNNNNNNNNNNNGTCCACCACTACAATCGCCAGTGAAAACCACGCGGAACTCCGACACTTGACAGCCGACCTCCTCTCCATCGCCAGCGACGTTACCGGGATCCCCTCTCCAGCTATCAAGTCGGCGTCATTTTACTACAAGACAGGCATGCTATGGCACAACCTCCGTAAATTCGATCTCGCCTCAAAATGTTTCGAGCGAGCCACCGATTTGATCTCCAAACTCGACATCGCTTCGATAACCGATACCGGAGAGCGAAAACTGCTACTGGATCTGAACCTCGCCCGGTCCCGAACGGCATGGGAGGTTCGGGACCCGAACCTGGCAGTGGCACTGCTGANNNNNNNNNNNNNNNNNNNNNNNNNNNNNNNNNNNNNNNNNNNNNNNNNNNNNNNNNNNNNNNNNNNNNNNNNNNNNNNNNNNNNNNNNNNNNNNNNNNNNNNNNNNNNNNNNNNNNNNNNNNNNNNNNNNNNNNNNNNNNNNNNNNNNNNNNNNNNNNNNNNNNNNNNNNNNNNNNNNNNNNNNNNNNNNNNNCATGCTCTCCGGTTCATGCGAGAACTACACGGAGCTCGCGAAACAATTCATGGCGTTCGGCAAAAGCTCGCTATCGAAAAACAGCGAAGACGCTTCGAATCGAGATTTGAGCGAGGCGCTGAAGCTGATGAACGAGGCGTTGGAGAATTGCGAGAAGGGATTCGGTGCAGCGAGAACACGAGAAGAGAAGGTGGAAATCAGAGGGTTAAGGTGGAAGGTGTTGAGGTTCATCGCCGCAATCCATTTGCAGAAAGAGGAATTCGAGAGCGTGGTTAAGTGTGTGAAGGTTTTGAGAGATTCTGCTGAAGGTGGTGACGATCATCCAAGCCTTTCGGTTTTGGCGATGAAGGCGTGGTTAGGGTTAGGGAGACACGGCGAAGCGGAGAAGGAATTGAGGGGAATGGTGATTGACAGAGGGATTCCAGAAGGTGTTTGGGTGTCTGCTGTGGAGGCCTATTTTGCGGCGGCAGGGACGGCAGGGGCGGAGACCGCGAAAGGAGTGTTTTTGGGGCTATTAGGGAGGTGTCATGTCAGTGCTGGTGCTGCCGTGAGGGTGGCGAGTAGAGTGCTCGGCGGCAGTGGAGAAGGGGCTAGAGTGAGGGCTAAAGTGGTTGCTGAGCTTGTATCTGATGAAAGGGTGGTGGCACTTTTTGCTGGACAGGAAGCTGCTAAGGATAGAACGGCAATGCACGCTGTTCTATGGAATTGGTATAAATACACTATTATACTCTTTGGTTCATTCCTACTCTGTTTCTTCTAGTAGCTCATATAGTTGTATAAATTTGAATGTggtttgtgattgttttgtgcccTTTGCATGATAACACTGTCGGATGTGTCTTAAACAgttaaacttcaaaaatataattctttGGATTTGTTATCTTCATGTTTTGTCATCCTAAATGTTTTCAGAAGAGAATATGTACTAAATGTGTGATTGAATGTGGaaaaagttttttgaaattatgaaaTTGCCAAGCTATATGCGATACCTTTCTTGGTTGAAGTTGAACTAATCTAACATGATATTCAATATAAGCAATGTCATTGGATGTGATGTAAGAATGTCATTGTGTTGAATCCAAATATCGTGGAGTTCAACATGGGCAATAAGTTtccttttctgttttttttctGAGTAATACTCCAACTCGGTACTCTTGAATTTACGACACTCACATACACTGTGTATGTGCACCAACCAATTATTAGTCCACATCTTCGTAACATGTTCTGAATTAATGTCAAGTAAAACAGAAAGATACAATTCAAATCATATTATACTATTCTAGTAGGTAATAATATAAGTTATTCTTTGCGGCTTTCTCAGTGATTCCACTTCTAAAAGTTAaccttcaaatttcaaaatacagCAAACATTGTAGAATTAGGTGAGACTTTTTCCTTAAGTGTTTATATGTAGTTTTAGTGAGAAATACATTATATACTACCACAATGTTCCTGCAGCCGCAGTGTTTATCTAATTAAGCAGTAACTGCCATCTACGATGGGAGATTTTCTTCCAAGTGAGATCGCTGATCTCAATATTTTTACTTGATTTTCAGTGGTGCTGACAATTTTCAGTCAAAAGATTATGGAACCAGTGCAGAACTCTTTGAAAAATCAATGCTTTATATTCCACATGACACAGAGAACAGAATACTTCGAGCCAAGGGGTTTAGAGTTTTGTGTCTCTGCCACCTTGGTCTCTTACAGCTGGATCGCGCTAAAGAATACATCGATGAGGCCGAGAAGGTATTGTTGACCATTAGAATTTTGACTTTGTTGCATTAACATTCATTCAAATAAGAaatgttatccttatttttCCATCTTTGCAGCTTGAGCCCAACGTTGTCTGTGCTTTTCTTAAGGTACTGTCTTCTCTATCTCTCCTTGTGTATTGGTTCCTCTGTATCTATGTCAcacatgtatatataaatataggtGGCCACAAAATTACAATACTTACAGATAGGTTTGGATCTTTTGAAGAAGCACTACACTATTTGCTAATCAATGTTTTAAGTTGGTTACTACTTATAACTAAGACTACTTGCTTCTCATTTGGATAATGTTGATAATTGGAATGAAATGAGAACTTATATTAATGTTTCATTTGTTTTAATTCAGTACAAAATTTATCTCCAAAAAAATGACAGCCAAGGTGCTATTACCCAAATTGAAGCGATGACTACGTGCCTCGACTTTCAACCAGATTTTCTTTCACTTTCAGCACATGAAGCTGTTGCTTGCCGTGCTCCACCGGTTGCTGTTGCCTCTCTATCAACTATGCTAAACTTTTATGCTTCAGGAAAGTCCATGCCAACAGCAGAGGTAACAGTTATGCGCACCTTGGTCACTGTCCTATCTCAAGAACCGGGTAATGAACAACAAGTTCTTAAAGTCTTAAAACTTTCCCATACACGAGCATCTGAGCTTGGTCCTGATTGCTTTTTTGGAAAAGAGGAGGTTGGGAGACGTGAGCGGAACTGGTTTGCTGTGACTTCATGGAACTTTGGTACAAAAACAGGACAGGATAAGAACTATGAATTGTCTGCCGAGTTCTTAAGACTTGCATCAAACTTTTATGCTCTACTAGTTAAAGGGTCTGATGATGAGAGCAATTTCATGGTTTGTAAATCATTAGTGCTTTCTGTGTCATCAATGATAGCTTTAGAATTTCAGAGAAAGACTGCTATGTCAGAAACTGAAGTCAAACAAGCTGTAACTTTACTAGATAGAGCAGGGCAGgtatgaaaattttgttttcttcattACTTGGTACCGGATGCATTAGTCTTTTTCAAATGGGTCAAGTTGACTTGAATTTAATGGATAAAATAAGTTGTATTTACTGTCAAaagtaattttttgttattatattttaattgtgaATCTTGTTGAATATTATCTCGCTACTATCTTATGTGGATGCAGATGCTCAAGTCAATTTCAGCAGAGAACTCTGTCAACAATGGCCAAATCAATACCATTGAACCTGACCTTTTCTTCATATACACTTTCACTGCTTATGATATACAAGGAAGGCTAAATGACTCAGGATCACAACTCTTCACAGTGAAAAGTTTTGCCAGTTCAAAGGCTTGCAAGCCTCAGTCCCTTCTTCAGATAGGCCTATATGCCTCTCAGGGACCGTGGTCTAACCACGAAGTTGCCACTTTTGCTCTAAATGAGTGTCTCTCATCTTTCCTTTCATCACCAGTTCCAGATTATCAAAATGTCGCTCTTGTTGTTCGCAAACTTATTATCATTGCTAGCATCCACAAGGGTGAAAAAGATGATGATCTTATATATAGCATGTACAAGCAAGCCTATAGGATAATGGTTGGTTTGAAGGAAGGCGAGTATCCAATTGAAGAAGGAAAGTGGCTTGCCATGACTGCATGGAACCGAGCAGCAGTCCCAGTGAGGTTGGGTCAAATTGAACTGGGGAAGAAATGGATGACTGTCGGCTTCGACATTGCGAAACATGTTTCAGGCATGGAAGTTTACAAAGCATGCATGGAAGATCTCCTTAACAATTTGGAGAAAAGACTTTGATATGCATGGATTTCAAATCCGGTTTCTAGCAGTTATAGAGTCCATATATCTTCTTGTACAGGACAGAAGCGTAGTTCATGTAAATATAGAAACAATCTGGATTTTTCATTGGATGTTCTGTAAGGTTTATAAGAATGTTCTTTTCGTTCGTCTTACAGAAGGAACATGCTACTTCTCCCCACACATTTCACACATTTCCTGTATACCAAAAAAATGTCCAAGCCAATTATATGAATGACTAATATTTAGTATATAGTTGAATATAGGGGAAGAGAACCGGTATTAGTATACAATGTGATAAACTATGACGAGAATTCTTTAAAAGTTGTCCAATTTTATTgttcaaataacacaaattcTTAAAATAGTTTGACACAATTGTCCAATCATATAACTTCGTTTAAAttcgataaaaaataatttttatttaaatatttttacg from Cicer arietinum cultivar CDC Frontier isolate Library 1 chromosome 3, Cicar.CDCFrontier_v2.0, whole genome shotgun sequence encodes:
- the LOC101491211 gene encoding LOW QUALITY PROTEIN: TPR repeat-containing protein ZIP4 (The sequence of the model RefSeq protein was modified relative to this genomic sequence to represent the inferred CDS: deleted 1 base in 1 codon), encoding MRIAEISLPELRTVHGEGDHQHLLAQIEAIVKQIETHSTDKPPPQTTAANLRHCLTQLSQLAPFSNSLKLRIWKLSYRLWNACVDISNTXXXXXXSTTTIASENHAELRHLTADLLSIASDVTGIPSPAIKSASFYYKTGMLWHNLRKFDLASKCFERATDLISKLDIASITDTGERKLLLDLNLARSRTAWEVRDPNLAVALLXXXXXMLSGSCENYTELAKQFMAFGKSSLSKNSEDASNRDLSEALKLMNEALENCEKGFGAARTREEKVEIRGLRWKVLRFIAAIHLQKEEFESVVKCVKVLRDSAEGGDDHPSLSVLAMKAWLGLGRHGEAEKELRGMVIDRGIPEGVWVSAVEAYFAAAGTAGAETAKGVFLGLLGRCHVSAGAAVRVASRVLGGSGEGARVRAKVVAELVSDERVVALFAGQEAAKDRTAMHAVLWNCGADNFQSKDYGTSAELFEKSMLYIPHDTENRILRAKGFRVLCLCHLGLLQLDRAKEYIDEAEKLEPNVVCAFLKYKIYLQKNDSQGAITQIEAMTTCLDFQPDFLSLSAHEAVACRAPPVAVASLSTMLNFYASGKSMPTAEVTVMRTLVTVLSQEPGNEQQVLKVLKLSHTRASELGPDCFFGKEEVGRRERNWFAVTSWNFGTKTGQDKNYELSAEFLRLASNFYALLVKGSDDESNFMVCKSLVLSVSSMIALEFQRKTAMSETEVKQAVTLLDRAGQMLKSISAENSVNNGQINTIEPDLFFIYTFTAYDIQGRLNDSGSQLFTVKSFASSKACKPQSLLQIGLYASQGPWSNHEVATFALNECLSSFLSSPVPDYQNVALVVRKLIIIASIHKGEKDDDLIYSMYKQAYRIMVGLKEGEYPIEEGKWLAMTAWNRAAVPVRLGQIELGKKWMTVGFDIAKHVSGMEVYKACMEDLLNNLEKRL